The sequence ACCCGGTTAAGATCGTCAACTTCACCCAGATGATCGAATGCGACTACTGTGGAGATACCCGCCGGATCATGGAAGAAGTGGCTGGCCTGTCCGACAAGATCAGCCTGGAAGTGTTCAACTTCATTGAAGACAAAGACCAGGCCGCAGCCTACCACATCGATAAGATCCCTGCTACGGTGGTCATGGGCGAACGGGATGTGGGTATTCGCTTTTATGGCATACCCTCGGGGTATGAATTTGTGACCCTCCTGGAAGACATAGTGATGGTTTCCGAAGGTGATTCGGGACTCGCCGAGTCCACGCGTCAGAAACTAGCCGCTTTGACTGATCCGGTTCATTTGCAGGTGTTTGTCACTCCTACCTGCCCCTACTGTCCCCGGGTGGTGCACCTGGCGCATCAATTTGCCCTGGAAAGCGATAAGGTGGTGGCTGATATGGTGGAGGTCATCGAGTTTCCTCATCTGGGCCAGCGATACGGCGTGATGGGTGTCCCGAAAACAGTGGCCAATGAGCAAAGTGCGGCGGAAGGGGCGTTGCCCGAAGCCCAGTTTCTGGAGCGGGTGCTCATGGCGGCGGGGAAAGGCGCCAGGGCGTAATCTCAACTGCCGGTCAACCGCTTTTATCCCCATTTAAATACCGGTGGGATGCGGGGATTTCTCCTTGCCCATTCACACATGCCCTGAACAGGAGTAAATTCAGTCCGTTATGGCCCTGCAGTGCGGTATCATCGGGCTGCCCAATGCGGGCAAGTCCACCATTTTTAATGCCCTGACAGCTTCGCAGGTACCCGCCGAGAGCTACCCCTTCTGCACTATCGATCCCAATGTGGGAGTAGTGCCCATGCCCGACGAGCGTCTGGAGCAGCTGGCCCGCATATATCAACCCGCCAAGGTAACCCCGGCGACGGTGGAGTTTGTGGACATCGCCGGACTGGTCCGGGGCGCCAGCAAAGGCGAAGGCCTGGGCAACCAATTCCTGGCTCACATTCGGAAAGTGGACGCCATGATCCACGTGGTGCGCTGCTTCGAAGATCCGGACATCAGCCATGTGGAGGGCAGCATCGACCCGGTCAGGGATGCCGGGATCGTCGAAATGGAGCTGCTCTTGAAAGACCTGGAGTCGATAGAAAAGCGCCTGGCGCGGGTAAAGAAACCGGCTGTTTCCGGGGATAGAATTGCTGCCGAGGAGCTGGCGGCCCTGCAGAAAGTTCAGCAGGGGCTGGACTCCGGCCACCTGGCCAGCACGATGGACCTGTCAAAAGCGGAGGGGAACCTGATCCGCCCTTTATTCCTGCTCACCTGTAAGCCTATTTTGTATGTGGCCAACGTTGGTGAGGCGGAGATGGAGCGCGGGGACCGTTCGCCGCAGATACAGGCCCTGTTCGATTTTGCCGCCCGGGAGAACAACCGGGCCATCCGCCTGTGCGGCCAGCTGGAGCAGGAAATCGCCCTGCTGGATGACCCGGAGAAGGCAGCCTTCGTTGAGGAATACCACCTCGGCGAGGCGGGACTCACCAAGCTCATCCACGCCGCTTACGACCTGCTGCAATACCAGACTTTCTTCACCTGCAATCCCAACGAGGCGCGGGCCTGGACCTTTCACCGGGGGGCCACCGCCTGGGACGCCGCCGGTACTGTCCATACCGACTTCCAGAAAGGCTTCATCAAGGCCGAGGTCTTCCATTACGACGACCTGGTCCGCCTGGGCTCGGAGAAGGCCGTGAAGGAAGCGGGCGTTGCCGGCCTGGAAGGGAAAGACTACCAGCTGCGGGATGGGGATGTGATCTATTTTAAATTCACAGGATAGTTATTTCATTACTACATTTGCGCATGAATATCTCTTCCACATATCGTTTCTGCTCAAGCAGGTTTTAAAATGGAAATTAAACGTACCATACAAGATGTAGTTGATACTCTGCGAAACGTTAAGGACTATGACAAAAAATGCACGTTGCTCATCGGGGCGGGCTGTTCCGTAGAGGCAGGAATCCCACTGGCAGACGATTTTGTAACTGAAATAAAAGATAGGTATTCAGGGGCGTATGATAGAGCAAAGGATAAGAGTTACCCTCATTGTATGGCTCAGCTTGCTCCTGGGGAGAGAAAATCACTTATCGCAAAATATGTTGATAACGCTACTATTAACTGGGCCCACGTTGCGATGGCATGCCTCATTAAGAAAGGATATGTTGACCGAGTCCTAACCACAAATTTCGACTCGCTAATTGTCAGAGCTTGCGCCCAGCAAGGTATTTTTCCTGCTGTTTACGATTTTGCCGTATCACCCGAATTCAGACCGGAAGATATACCCGAGCGCGCTATCTTTTACCTCCATGGACAGCGATCAGGATTTGTTCAGTACCATACCCCACAGGAAATGAAAAAACTCTCGAAGGTTTTAGCTCCCCTATTTCTAGATGCAGGTCGTGGCCGTGTATGGATAGTGGTCGGCTACAGTGGCCGGAACGATCCTGTTTTTAATCAGCTGGCGGCTATTCCTCGGTTTGATTATAATCTTTATTGGGTGTGCTATAAAGATAGTGAACCAGCAATGCATGTATACAAGGGATTACTTACCCAAGATAAATACGCATTTTATGTTCAGGGGTATGACGCCGATGATTTCTTAGCCGTATTAGCACAAAATTTGGGATGTTTTCCGCCTGATTTAATACAAAAACCATTTTCATACCTGGAGGCGATTTTTAATACTCTTACACCCTATAAGTTGCCAACACAAGAAACAGAATCTGATGTAACCTACGAGGCCAAGGAAATGATTCGTGAGTGTAAGGCTAAATATGAAGCAGAAACGGAAGGTACCGGCCAGCCTGAGGAGGTTTCAAGGGCCGTTCAAAACGCAAATGCTCTAATGATGGCAGGAGAATATGATAAAGTAATTGCCATCAGAGAAAGATTTGAGGCCCCGCTCCCCGAAAAACTGGTTGACCTGATTGCATGGGCCTACGTGATGCAGGGCGTTACTCTCGGTGAACAGGCGATGATGAAGACTGGAGCTGATGCGGAACGCCTGTTTGCCCTGGCGTATGAGAAGTTCGAGT is a genomic window of Candidatus Neomarinimicrobiota bacterium containing:
- a CDS encoding thioredoxin family protein, with the protein product MVLLNDSVREEIKKRFVELVNPVKIVNFTQMIECDYCGDTRRIMEEVAGLSDKISLEVFNFIEDKDQAAAYHIDKIPATVVMGERDVGIRFYGIPSGYEFVTLLEDIVMVSEGDSGLAESTRQKLAALTDPVHLQVFVTPTCPYCPRVVHLAHQFALESDKVVADMVEVIEFPHLGQRYGVMGVPKTVANEQSAAEGALPEAQFLERVLMAAGKGARA
- the ychF gene encoding redox-regulated ATPase YchF; translated protein: MALQCGIIGLPNAGKSTIFNALTASQVPAESYPFCTIDPNVGVVPMPDERLEQLARIYQPAKVTPATVEFVDIAGLVRGASKGEGLGNQFLAHIRKVDAMIHVVRCFEDPDISHVEGSIDPVRDAGIVEMELLLKDLESIEKRLARVKKPAVSGDRIAAEELAALQKVQQGLDSGHLASTMDLSKAEGNLIRPLFLLTCKPILYVANVGEAEMERGDRSPQIQALFDFAARENNRAIRLCGQLEQEIALLDDPEKAAFVEEYHLGEAGLTKLIHAAYDLLQYQTFFTCNPNEARAWTFHRGATAWDAAGTVHTDFQKGFIKAEVFHYDDLVRLGSEKAVKEAGVAGLEGKDYQLRDGDVIYFKFTG
- a CDS encoding SIR2 family protein, which codes for MEIKRTIQDVVDTLRNVKDYDKKCTLLIGAGCSVEAGIPLADDFVTEIKDRYSGAYDRAKDKSYPHCMAQLAPGERKSLIAKYVDNATINWAHVAMACLIKKGYVDRVLTTNFDSLIVRACAQQGIFPAVYDFAVSPEFRPEDIPERAIFYLHGQRSGFVQYHTPQEMKKLSKVLAPLFLDAGRGRVWIVVGYSGRNDPVFNQLAAIPRFDYNLYWVCYKDSEPAMHVYKGLLTQDKYAFYVQGYDADDFLAVLAQNLGCFPPDLIQKPFSYLEAIFNTLTPYKLPTQETESDVTYEAKEMIRECKAKYEAETEGTGQPEEVSRAVQNANALMMAGEYDKVIAIRERFEAPLPEKLVDLIAWAYVMQGVTLGEQAMMKTGADAERLFALAYEKFESALKIKPDKHEALNNWGFAISNQAEQKTGEEADRL